A genomic region of Antennarius striatus isolate MH-2024 chromosome 4, ASM4005453v1, whole genome shotgun sequence contains the following coding sequences:
- the mdkb gene encoding midkine b, producing the protein MRNLLSVTLLLLLALMLPIEASRRAKGHKGGKHDKSRPVSECSTAETRYGKCIPERGDCGDGLREATCKDRTDKIHCKVPCNWKKDISDCKYKFGPWGSCDAATSTKSRSGTLKRALFNAECQNTVKVSKPCSPKTKKARGEKKSN; encoded by the exons ATGAGAAACTTGTTGTCCGtgacgctgctgctgctcctcgcCCTGATGCTCCCCATCGAGGCCAGCAGGAGAGCCAAAGGTCACAAAG GTGGGAAACATGATAAATCCCGGCCTGTTTCGGAGTGCTCCACTGCAGAGACCCGCTATGGGAAATGCATTCCGGAACGCGGAGACTGTGGAGATGGTTTGAGGGAGGCCACCTGTAAGGATCGCACCGATAAGATCCACTGCAAGGTCCCCTGCAACTGGAAGAAGGACATCA GTGACTGTAAGTACAAGTTTGGCCCCTGGGGCTCCTGCGACGCCGCCACCAGCACCAAGAGCCGATCAGGGACCCTGAAGAGGGCGCTGTTCAATGCCGAGTGCCAAAACACCGTCAAGGTGTCCAAACCCTGCTCCCCCAAAACCAAGAAGGCCAGAG GTGAGAAGAAGTCAAACTAA